A stretch of Pseudomonas sp. LRP2-20 DNA encodes these proteins:
- the fba gene encoding class II fructose-bisphosphate aldolase (catalyzes the reversible aldol condensation of dihydroxyacetonephosphate and glyceraldehyde 3-phosphate in the Calvin cycle, glycolysis, and/or gluconeogenesis) yields MALISMRQMLDHAAEFGYGVPAFNVNNLEQMRAIMEAADKTDSPVIVQASAGARKYAGAPFLRHLILAAIEEFPHIPVCMHQDHGTSPDVCQRSIQLGFSSVMMDGSLGEDGKTPTDYEYNVRVTQQTVAMAHACGVSVEGELGCLGSLETGMAGEEDGIGAEGVLDHSQMLTDPEEAADFVKKTQVDALAIAIGTSHGAYKFTKPPTGDVLAIDRIKEIHKRIPNTHLVMHGSSSVPQEWLAIINQYGGDIKETYGVPVEEIVEGIKHGVRKVNIDTDLRLASTGAMRRLMAQNPSEFDPRKFFGETVKAMRDVCIARYEAFGTAGNASKIKPISLEGMFQRYLKGELAAKVN; encoded by the coding sequence ATGGCACTCATTAGCATGCGCCAGATGCTGGACCACGCCGCCGAGTTCGGTTACGGCGTTCCGGCTTTCAACGTCAACAACCTCGAGCAGATGCGCGCCATCATGGAAGCGGCCGACAAGACCGACTCCCCGGTGATCGTCCAGGCTTCGGCCGGCGCCCGCAAATACGCCGGTGCACCGTTCCTGCGCCACCTGATTCTGGCCGCCATCGAAGAATTCCCGCACATCCCGGTGTGCATGCACCAGGACCACGGCACCAGCCCTGACGTGTGCCAGCGTTCCATCCAGCTGGGTTTCAGCTCGGTGATGATGGACGGCTCGCTGGGCGAAGACGGCAAGACTCCGACCGACTACGAGTACAACGTTCGCGTCACCCAGCAGACCGTGGCCATGGCCCACGCCTGCGGCGTTTCGGTGGAAGGTGAGCTGGGCTGCCTGGGTTCGCTGGAAACCGGCATGGCCGGTGAAGAAGACGGCATCGGTGCCGAAGGCGTGCTGGATCACAGCCAGATGCTGACCGACCCGGAAGAAGCCGCCGACTTCGTCAAGAAGACCCAGGTGGACGCCCTGGCCATCGCCATCGGCACCAGCCACGGTGCCTACAAGTTCACCAAGCCACCTACCGGTGACGTGCTGGCCATCGACCGCATCAAGGAAATCCACAAGCGCATCCCTAACACCCACCTGGTGATGCACGGGTCTTCCTCGGTACCACAAGAGTGGCTGGCGATCATCAACCAGTACGGCGGCGACATCAAAGAGACCTACGGCGTACCGGTCGAAGAGATCGTCGAAGGCATCAAGCACGGCGTGCGCAAGGTCAACATCGACACCGACCTGCGCCTGGCGTCCACCGGTGCCATGCGCCGCCTGATGGCACAGAACCCGAGCGAGTTCGACCCGCGCAAGTTCTTCGGTGAAACCGTGAAAGCGATGCGTGACGTGTGCATCGCCCGTTACGAAGCGTTTGGTACTGCCGGCAATGCCTCGAAGATCAAGCCGATCTCCCTGGAAGGCATGTTCCAGCGCTATCTGAAGGGTGAGCTGGCCGCCAAGGTCAACTGA
- a CDS encoding helix-turn-helix domain-containing protein, whose protein sequence is MDVSKTKSSFYRRLYVAWLIDSQTATSVPALMEATGMPRRTAQDTIAALADLDIVCEFEQQEGARNHAGHYRIHDWGAIDKQWIIQHLRQIREVLGYP, encoded by the coding sequence ATGGATGTGAGCAAGACCAAGAGCAGTTTCTACCGCCGCCTGTACGTGGCCTGGCTGATCGATAGCCAGACCGCCACCAGCGTGCCGGCGCTGATGGAGGCCACCGGCATGCCGCGGCGAACGGCCCAGGACACCATCGCCGCACTCGCCGACCTGGACATCGTTTGCGAGTTCGAGCAGCAGGAAGGGGCGCGCAATCATGCCGGGCATTACCGCATCCATGACTGGGGGGCGATCGACAAGCAGTGGATCATCCAGCACCTGCGGCAGATCAGGGAAGTACTGGGGTATCCATGA
- a CDS encoding substrate-binding periplasmic protein produces MRPLLCALGLLGLLLAAPAFGQDRLRLVADNWPPFTDSAMPGGGLATSLVTTALARAGYASGYEEVPWARALMGIGEGRYDVLISAWYNDARKQIGQFSKGYLSNRIRLLKRKDDTFSYENQGDLFPYSIAVVRDYAYSPAFDSDTRLNKVAVRNFSTAVRMLAAGRVNLAVEDEYVARYNLQREPQAVREGVTLVGPPLAENTLHILVSLKHPDHQQIVERFEQAIAAMKADGSYARLMRQHGF; encoded by the coding sequence ATGCGGCCACTGCTTTGCGCGTTGGGTTTGCTGGGCCTGCTCCTGGCAGCACCTGCATTCGGCCAGGACAGGCTGCGGCTGGTGGCCGACAACTGGCCGCCGTTCACCGACAGCGCCATGCCGGGTGGCGGGCTGGCCACCAGCCTGGTCACCACGGCGCTGGCTCGCGCCGGGTATGCAAGCGGCTACGAGGAAGTGCCTTGGGCGCGGGCATTGATGGGGATTGGCGAAGGGCGCTACGACGTGCTGATCAGTGCCTGGTACAACGATGCGCGCAAACAGATCGGGCAGTTTTCCAAGGGCTACCTGAGCAATCGCATTCGCCTGCTCAAGCGCAAGGACGACACCTTCAGCTACGAAAATCAGGGCGATCTTTTTCCCTACAGTATTGCGGTCGTGCGTGACTATGCCTATTCACCCGCATTCGATAGCGATACCCGCTTGAACAAGGTGGCGGTACGCAACTTCTCCACCGCCGTACGCATGCTGGCAGCCGGAAGAGTCAACCTGGCCGTGGAAGATGAATACGTGGCGCGCTACAACCTGCAACGCGAGCCGCAGGCAGTGCGCGAGGGCGTGACGTTGGTGGGGCCGCCGCTGGCAGAGAATACCTTGCATATCCTGGTGAGCCTCAAGCACCCCGATCACCAGCAGATCGTCGAGCGGTTCGAACAGGCCATCGCGGCGATGAAGGCCGATGGCAGCTATGCACGGCTGATGCGCCAGCATGGTTTCTGA
- the yccS gene encoding YccS family putative transporter has protein sequence MSSSSFRQSLRRLWGQDKFSYSIRVTIALTGSLALCWYQNEMALLIPLFLGIIASALAETDDSWQGRLSALAVTLTCFAIAALAVELLFPYPWIFVIALALAAFGLTMLGALGERYGAIASATLITSVYTMIGVDQRGGQVTDFWHEPMLLVAGAAWYGLLSVLWQALFSNQPVQQSLAKLFFELGSYLKLKASLFEPIRNLDVEAQRLALAQQNGKVVAALNAAKEIILHRVGNSQPNSKVSRYLKLYFLAQDIHERVSASHYPYNALNEAFFHSDVMFRCQRLLRKQGASCQELARSIRLRQPFVLASGFAEALEDLNASLEHLRIQSNPAWRGLLRSLRALAANLATLDRLLSAASNPDSLADASDSSLLDRSPRSLKDVWTRLRTQLTPTSLLFRHALRLPLALSIGYGMVHLIHPTQGYWIILTTLFVCQPNYGATRRKLVQRIFGTAIGLTVGWALFDLFPNPVIQSLFAVAAGVVFFVNRTTRYTLATAAITLMVLFCFNQIGDGYGLFLPRLFDTLVGSLIAILAVFLFLPDWQGRRLNKALANTLACASVYLRQIMQQYAHGKRDDLAYRLARRNAHNADAALSTTLANMLMEPGHFRKEADVGFRFLVLSHTLLSYLSGLGAHRDAALPAEVQEQLIDGAGQSLANSLDEIANGLAARLPVAIHSDAEEALADALEQMPEELDEHQRLVQTQLALICRQLGPLRTLAAHLIKEAPSA, from the coding sequence ATGTCATCGAGTTCGTTCCGTCAGTCACTGCGTCGCCTGTGGGGCCAAGACAAGTTCAGCTACAGCATCCGGGTCACCATCGCCCTCACCGGCAGCCTGGCCCTGTGCTGGTACCAGAACGAGATGGCCCTGCTGATTCCACTGTTCCTCGGCATCATCGCCAGCGCCCTGGCCGAGACCGATGACAGCTGGCAGGGCCGCCTCAGCGCCCTGGCCGTTACCCTCACCTGCTTTGCCATCGCCGCGCTGGCGGTCGAGTTGCTGTTCCCCTACCCATGGATCTTCGTCATCGCCCTGGCCCTGGCCGCGTTCGGCCTGACCATGCTCGGCGCCCTTGGCGAGCGCTATGGCGCAATTGCCTCGGCAACGCTGATCACCTCGGTGTACACCATGATCGGCGTGGACCAGCGTGGCGGGCAGGTCACCGACTTCTGGCACGAGCCGATGCTGCTGGTGGCGGGCGCGGCCTGGTACGGGCTGCTCTCGGTGCTGTGGCAGGCGCTGTTTTCCAACCAGCCGGTACAGCAGAGCCTGGCCAAGCTGTTCTTCGAACTCGGCAGCTACCTCAAGCTCAAGGCCAGCCTGTTCGAGCCGATCCGCAACCTCGATGTCGAGGCCCAGCGCCTGGCGCTGGCCCAGCAGAATGGCAAGGTGGTGGCGGCGCTCAATGCGGCCAAGGAAATCATCCTGCACCGGGTCGGCAACAGCCAGCCGAACTCCAAGGTCAGCCGCTACCTCAAACTGTACTTCCTGGCCCAGGACATCCACGAACGGGTCAGCGCCTCGCACTACCCTTACAACGCCCTCAACGAGGCGTTCTTCCACAGCGATGTGATGTTCCGCTGCCAGCGCCTGCTGCGCAAACAGGGTGCCTCCTGCCAGGAGCTGGCCCGCTCGATCCGCCTGCGCCAGCCTTTCGTGCTGGCCAGCGGTTTCGCCGAAGCCCTGGAAGATCTCAACGCCTCACTTGAACACCTGCGCATCCAGAGCAACCCGGCCTGGCGTGGCCTGTTGCGTTCGCTGCGCGCCCTGGCCGCCAACCTGGCGACCCTCGACCGCCTGCTCAGCGCCGCCAGCAATCCCGACAGCCTGGCCGATGCCAGCGACAGCAGCCTGCTGGACCGCTCGCCACGCAGCCTGAAGGACGTGTGGACGCGCCTGCGCACCCAGCTGACACCGACCTCGCTGCTGTTCCGCCATGCCCTGCGCCTGCCGCTGGCGCTGTCGATCGGCTATGGCATGGTGCACCTGATCCACCCGACCCAAGGCTACTGGATCATCCTCACCACGCTGTTCGTCTGCCAGCCCAACTATGGCGCCACCCGACGCAAGCTGGTGCAGCGGATCTTCGGCACTGCGATCGGCCTGACCGTCGGCTGGGCGCTGTTCGACCTGTTCCCCAACCCGGTCATCCAGTCGCTGTTCGCCGTGGCGGCGGGCGTGGTGTTCTTCGTCAACCGCACCACCCGTTACACCCTGGCCACCGCAGCGATCACGCTGATGGTGTTGTTCTGCTTCAACCAGATCGGCGATGGCTACGGCCTGTTCCTGCCGCGCCTGTTCGATACCCTGGTCGGCAGCCTGATCGCCATTCTCGCGGTGTTCCTGTTCCTCCCCGACTGGCAGGGCCGGCGCTTGAACAAGGCGCTGGCCAACACCCTGGCCTGTGCCAGCGTGTACCTGCGCCAGATCATGCAGCAGTACGCCCACGGCAAGCGCGACGACCTCGCCTACCGCCTGGCCCGGCGCAACGCCCACAACGCCGACGCGGCGCTGTCGACCACACTGGCCAACATGCTCATGGAGCCAGGGCATTTCCGTAAGGAAGCCGATGTCGGCTTCCGTTTCCTGGTGCTGTCGCACACCTTGCTCAGTTACCTGTCGGGGTTGGGTGCGCATCGCGATGCAGCCCTGCCGGCAGAAGTACAGGAGCAGTTGATCGATGGCGCCGGGCAGAGTCTGGCCAATAGCCTGGACGAAATTGCCAATGGCCTGGCGGCGCGGCTGCCGGTGGCGATTCACAGCGATGCCGAAGAAGCGCTGGCCGATGCCCTGGAGCAGATGCCCGAAGAGCTGGATGAGCACCAGCGCCTGGTGCAGACGCAGCTGGCGTTGATCTGCCGGCAGCTGGGGCCGCTGCGCACCTTGGCCGCGCACCTGATCAAAGAGGCGCCGTCAGCCTGA
- a CDS encoding GNAT family N-acetyltransferase gives MSIRWLCKHHSDLEKQELYAILQLRTAVFVVEQRCAYQEVDGQDLTGDTPHLMGWQGDKLVAYLRLLDPQSQSGDVVIGRVVTSPDARALKLGHPLLLKGLEAAEHCWHGTPVYLSAQAHLQGFYARHGFEVVGEQYLEDDIAHIGMRKVMDTPVLP, from the coding sequence ATGTCCATCCGCTGGCTCTGCAAGCATCACTCCGACCTCGAAAAGCAGGAGCTGTACGCCATCCTGCAACTGCGTACCGCCGTGTTCGTGGTCGAGCAACGCTGTGCCTACCAGGAAGTCGATGGCCAGGACCTGACGGGCGACACACCGCACCTGATGGGCTGGCAGGGTGACAAGCTGGTGGCCTACCTGCGCCTGCTCGACCCGCAGTCCCAGAGTGGCGATGTGGTCATCGGGCGAGTGGTGACCTCACCTGATGCGCGCGCGCTGAAACTCGGGCATCCGTTGCTGCTCAAGGGGCTGGAAGCAGCCGAGCACTGCTGGCATGGCACGCCGGTGTACCTGTCAGCCCAGGCACACCTGCAAGGTTTCTATGCCCGCCACGGTTTCGAGGTGGTCGGCGAGCAGTACCTGGAAGACGATATTGCGCATATCGGCATGCGCAAGGTCATGGATACCCCAGTACTTCCCTGA
- a CDS encoding M48 family metallopeptidase yields MTVLRYLQAYPPHLQEQVRQMIDSDRLGEYLQRRYPGRHDVQSDKALYGYAQDLRQQYLRSAPNLDKVLFDNRLDLTHRALGLNTAVSRVQGGKLKAKKEIRIASLFKEAAPEFLRMIVVHELAHLRERDHNKAFYQLCQHMEPAYHQLEFDLRVYLTYRELPGNL; encoded by the coding sequence ATGACCGTATTACGCTATTTGCAAGCCTACCCACCGCACCTGCAGGAGCAGGTGCGGCAGATGATCGACAGCGACCGCCTGGGCGAGTACCTGCAGCGCCGCTACCCCGGTCGCCATGACGTGCAGAGCGACAAGGCGCTGTACGGCTATGCCCAGGACCTGCGCCAGCAATACCTGCGCAGTGCGCCAAACCTGGACAAGGTGCTGTTCGACAACCGCCTGGACCTGACCCATCGGGCCCTGGGGCTCAATACCGCAGTGTCGCGGGTGCAAGGCGGCAAGCTCAAGGCAAAGAAGGAAATCCGTATCGCCTCGCTGTTCAAGGAGGCGGCGCCGGAATTCCTGCGCATGATCGTGGTGCACGAACTGGCGCACCTGCGCGAGCGCGATCACAACAAGGCGTTCTACCAGCTCTGTCAGCACATGGAGCCGGCTTACCACCAACTGGAATTCGACCTGCGCGTCTACCTGACCTATCGGGAGTTGCCGGGCAACCTGTAA
- a CDS encoding MliC family protein translates to MKALLVSMALATLAGCSLIQPAPSAPADNWTRWVCDTQAEVLWRFTDAQRDQVDVRLGGGDQVYRLKSEPGASGALYSDGVLAFHTKGEEGLVYWVATNDLIGRGCKAP, encoded by the coding sequence ATGAAAGCGCTGCTGGTCTCGATGGCCCTGGCGACACTGGCAGGATGCTCGCTGATCCAGCCAGCACCTTCCGCCCCGGCGGACAACTGGACCCGCTGGGTCTGCGATACCCAGGCTGAAGTGCTGTGGCGCTTCACGGATGCACAACGGGACCAGGTTGACGTACGCCTCGGCGGTGGCGACCAGGTCTACCGGCTGAAGTCCGAGCCGGGCGCCTCTGGCGCGCTGTACAGCGATGGCGTGCTGGCCTTCCACACCAAGGGCGAAGAAGGCCTGGTGTACTGGGTGGCAACCAACGATCTGATTGGGCGGGGCTGCAAGGCACCGTGA
- the epd gene encoding erythrose-4-phosphate dehydrogenase: MPHPRPYKVALNGYGRIGRCVLRALFERGAKAGFEIVALNDLADQASIEYLTRFDSTHGRFPGEVKVDGDCLHINGDCVKVMRSATPEGIEWAGLGIDLVLECSGVYHTRADGQRFLDAGAPRVLFSQPMASEADVDATVVYGINQHCLTGNERLVSNASCTTNCGVPLLRVLDQAFGIEYVQITTIHSAMNDQPVIDAYHHEDLRRTRSAFQSVIPVSTGLARGIERLLPELAGRIQAKAVRVPTVNVSCLDITLQTARDTSAAEVNRVLREAAQSGPLKGLLAYTELPHASCDFNHDPHSAIVDASQTRVSGPRLVNLLAWFDNEWGFANRMLDVAEHYLHVVHPTRSKQP, from the coding sequence ATGCCCCACCCGCGTCCTTACAAAGTTGCACTCAACGGTTACGGCCGCATCGGCCGTTGTGTCCTGCGCGCACTGTTCGAGCGGGGGGCAAAGGCCGGTTTCGAGATCGTTGCACTGAACGACCTGGCCGATCAGGCCAGCATCGAATACCTGACTCGCTTCGACTCCACCCACGGGCGATTCCCCGGCGAGGTGAAGGTCGACGGCGACTGTCTGCACATCAATGGCGACTGCGTGAAAGTCATGCGCAGCGCCACCCCTGAAGGCATCGAATGGGCCGGCCTGGGGATCGACCTGGTGCTGGAGTGCTCCGGCGTCTACCACACCCGCGCCGATGGCCAGCGTTTCCTCGATGCCGGCGCGCCGCGCGTGCTGTTCTCGCAGCCCATGGCCAGCGAGGCCGATGTCGATGCCACCGTGGTCTATGGCATCAACCAGCATTGCCTGACCGGCAACGAACGCCTGGTGTCCAACGCCTCCTGCACCACCAACTGCGGTGTACCACTGCTGCGTGTGCTGGACCAGGCGTTTGGCATCGAGTACGTGCAGATCACCACCATTCACTCGGCGATGAACGACCAGCCGGTGATCGACGCCTATCACCACGAAGACCTGCGCCGCACGCGCTCGGCCTTCCAGTCGGTGATCCCGGTGTCCACTGGTCTGGCGCGAGGCATCGAGCGCCTGCTTCCGGAACTAGCCGGGCGAATCCAGGCCAAAGCGGTACGCGTGCCGACCGTCAACGTCTCGTGCCTGGACATCACCCTGCAGACCGCCCGCGACACCAGCGCGGCCGAGGTCAACCGTGTGTTGCGCGAGGCGGCGCAGAGCGGCCCGCTCAAAGGCCTGCTGGCTTATACCGAACTGCCTCACGCCAGCTGTGATTTCAACCATGACCCGCATTCGGCCATCGTCGATGCCAGCCAGACCCGCGTTTCAGGCCCACGCCTGGTGAACCTGCTGGCGTGGTTCGACAACGAATGGGGGTTCGCCAACCGTATGCTCGACGTCGCCGAACATTATCTGCACGTCGTCCACCCAACCCGCAGCAAACAGCCCTGA
- a CDS encoding putative bifunctional diguanylate cyclase/phosphodiesterase — translation MDGAYPQPLDGKSVLLVVDDYPENLISMRALLARSDWQVLTASSGMEALGTLLEHEVDLVLLDVQMPEMDGFEVARLMRGSQRTRLTPIIFLTANEQSDAAVLKGYASGAVDYLFKPFDPQILKPKVQAQLDQQRNRRMLQRLTRELEAARAFNASILENAAEGILVVDAEGVISFANPAISRLMHTPVEQLQGAHLLDLLQLANATLWSESEFHNAYLARQIVRVHDALLRTPGGQLVPVALSCAPLPAEQQAMVVTVLDMSVERNLHQQLEYQAVTDPLTGLLNRRGFYQAAEGALLRGERSNKTQALMYMDLDGFKRINDSLGHEAGDRVLHWVAEQLKDCLGSEALLARMGGDEFTALFDGLPYPEQAGRYAEKLLERVSIPQQVEGLDVCLGVSIGIATYPDCGSSVEGLLRAADTAMYAAKQAGRQQYRFYDQELNGRARSRLMLEDSVRNAVEAQDFSLVYQPQVAFADGQLRGFEALLRWQHPSVGDVPPGLFIPLLEEARLINRLASWIYRQGAAQRKAWCQHFAPELVLGISLSRAQFCMPSLVDELQRVIQEYQLDPAQLEVEVAETSLMYNIDTAIKQIHRLRALGVRVALDDFGAGDCSLRMLRDLHIDTLKLDRHLVARLPDSAVDAALVRSVIGLCADYGITVIAEGVETQAQAAWLKANGCAYVQGFLVARPMTAVDATGFKAIFPWLRP, via the coding sequence ATGGATGGCGCTTACCCTCAGCCACTGGATGGCAAATCGGTTCTCCTGGTGGTAGATGATTACCCGGAAAACCTCATCAGCATGCGGGCCTTGTTGGCACGTAGTGATTGGCAGGTGTTGACGGCAAGCTCAGGGATGGAAGCCTTGGGTACTTTGCTCGAACACGAGGTCGATCTGGTGCTGCTCGATGTGCAGATGCCGGAAATGGACGGCTTCGAGGTCGCTCGCCTGATGCGCGGCAGCCAACGAACCCGGCTGACCCCGATCATCTTCCTCACCGCCAACGAGCAGTCCGATGCCGCCGTACTCAAGGGCTATGCCAGTGGTGCGGTGGATTACCTGTTCAAACCCTTCGATCCACAGATTCTCAAGCCCAAGGTGCAGGCGCAGCTGGACCAGCAGCGCAACCGGCGCATGCTGCAGCGGCTGACCCGCGAGCTGGAAGCCGCCAGGGCGTTCAATGCTTCGATCCTGGAAAATGCCGCCGAAGGCATCCTGGTGGTCGACGCCGAGGGTGTTATCAGCTTTGCCAACCCGGCGATCTCGCGCCTGATGCATACCCCGGTCGAACAACTGCAGGGTGCCCACCTGCTCGATCTGCTGCAGTTGGCCAATGCAACCCTGTGGAGCGAATCCGAATTCCACAACGCCTATCTCGCGCGGCAGATCGTGCGGGTCCATGATGCCCTCCTGCGTACCCCGGGTGGTCAGCTGGTGCCTGTGGCGCTGTCGTGCGCGCCGTTGCCGGCGGAGCAACAGGCGATGGTGGTCACGGTGCTGGACATGTCGGTTGAGCGCAATCTGCACCAGCAGCTCGAATACCAGGCGGTGACCGACCCCTTGACCGGGCTGCTCAACCGCCGCGGCTTCTATCAGGCCGCCGAAGGCGCATTGCTGCGTGGCGAGCGCTCGAACAAGACCCAGGCCCTGATGTACATGGACCTCGATGGCTTCAAGCGGATCAATGACTCGCTGGGCCATGAGGCCGGTGACCGGGTGCTGCACTGGGTGGCCGAGCAGCTCAAGGACTGCCTGGGTAGCGAAGCGCTGCTGGCGCGCATGGGCGGCGACGAGTTCACCGCGCTGTTCGACGGCCTGCCCTATCCGGAACAGGCCGGGCGCTATGCCGAAAAACTGCTTGAGCGGGTATCGATCCCGCAGCAGGTGGAAGGACTGGATGTGTGCCTGGGCGTCAGCATCGGTATCGCCACTTACCCCGACTGTGGCAGCAGTGTCGAAGGCCTGCTGCGCGCTGCCGATACGGCGATGTATGCAGCCAAACAGGCCGGTCGCCAGCAGTATCGCTTCTACGATCAGGAGCTCAATGGCCGCGCCCGCTCGCGGCTGATGCTTGAAGACAGCGTGCGAAATGCCGTCGAGGCCCAGGATTTCAGCCTCGTGTACCAGCCCCAGGTGGCCTTTGCCGATGGTCAGCTACGGGGGTTCGAGGCCCTGCTGCGCTGGCAGCATCCCAGCGTTGGTGACGTGCCGCCAGGGCTGTTCATACCGTTGCTGGAAGAAGCCCGGCTGATCAACCGCCTGGCCAGCTGGATCTACCGCCAAGGAGCCGCACAGCGTAAGGCCTGGTGCCAGCATTTTGCCCCGGAACTGGTGTTGGGCATCAGCCTGAGCCGCGCGCAGTTCTGCATGCCCAGCCTGGTCGATGAGCTGCAGCGGGTAATCCAGGAATATCAGCTCGACCCGGCGCAGCTGGAGGTCGAGGTGGCCGAGACCTCGCTGATGTACAACATCGACACGGCGATCAAGCAGATTCACCGCCTGCGCGCATTGGGCGTGCGTGTGGCGCTGGACGATTTTGGCGCGGGTGACTGCTCGCTGCGCATGTTGCGCGACCTGCACATCGACACGTTGAAGCTGGACCGCCATCTGGTAGCTCGGCTGCCGGATTCTGCGGTGGATGCTGCATTGGTGCGCAGTGTCATCGGCCTGTGCGCGGACTACGGCATCACCGTGATCGCAGAGGGGGTTGAAACACAGGCCCAGGCTGCGTGGCTGAAGGCAAACGGTTGCGCTTACGTACAGGGCTTTCTGGTCGCACGCCCGATGACGGCGGTGGATGCCACTGGCTTCAAGGCGATTTTTCCCTGGCTGCGGCCATGA
- a CDS encoding phosphoglycerate kinase: MTVLKMTDLDLQGKRVLIREDLNVPVKDGVVTSDARILAALPTIKLALEKGAAVMVCSHLGRPTEGEFSAENSLKPVADYLSKALGREVPLVADYLDGVQVNAGDLVLFENVRFNKGEKKNADELAQKYAALCDVFVMDAFGTAHRAEGSTHGVAKFAKVAAAGPLLAAELDALGKALKAPAKPMAAIVAGSKVSTKLDVLNSLSSVCDQLIVGGGIANTFLAAAGHPVGKSLYEPDLVETAKAIAAKVSVPLPVDVVVAKAFAEDAEATVKVIGDVAADDMILDIGPQTAAHFAELLKSSKTILWNGPVGVFEFDQFGNGTKVLAKAIAESAAFSIAGGGDTLAAIDKYGVSKDISYISTGGGAFLEFVEGKVLPAVAILEERAKA; this comes from the coding sequence ATGACCGTGTTGAAGATGACCGACCTCGACCTGCAAGGTAAGCGCGTACTGATCCGCGAAGACCTCAACGTACCTGTAAAGGACGGTGTGGTAACCAGCGATGCGCGTATCCTGGCAGCGCTGCCGACCATCAAGCTGGCCCTGGAAAAGGGTGCGGCGGTGATGGTCTGCTCGCACCTGGGCCGCCCGACCGAAGGTGAGTTCTCGGCCGAGAACAGCCTCAAGCCGGTTGCCGACTACCTGAGCAAGGCCCTGGGCCGCGAAGTGCCTCTGGTGGCCGACTACCTGGACGGTGTTCAGGTGAACGCCGGTGACCTGGTGCTTTTCGAAAACGTGCGTTTCAACAAGGGCGAGAAGAAGAACGCTGACGAGCTGGCGCAAAAGTACGCCGCCCTGTGCGACGTGTTCGTCATGGATGCTTTCGGCACCGCTCACCGCGCCGAAGGCTCCACCCATGGCGTAGCCAAGTTCGCCAAGGTTGCCGCCGCAGGCCCGCTGCTGGCGGCCGAGCTGGACGCGCTGGGCAAAGCCCTGAAGGCCCCAGCCAAGCCGATGGCGGCCATCGTTGCCGGTTCCAAGGTGTCGACCAAGCTGGACGTGCTGAACAGCCTGAGCAGCGTCTGCGACCAGCTGATCGTCGGTGGTGGCATCGCCAACACCTTCCTGGCCGCTGCCGGTCACCCGGTTGGCAAGTCGCTGTACGAGCCTGACCTGGTCGAAACCGCCAAGGCCATTGCCGCCAAGGTCAGCGTGCCGCTGCCGGTCGACGTCGTGGTTGCCAAGGCGTTTGCCGAGGACGCCGAAGCCACCGTCAAGGTCATCGGCGACGTTGCCGCAGACGACATGATCCTGGATATCGGCCCGCAGACCGCTGCCCATTTCGCCGAGCTGCTGAAGTCGTCGAAGACCATCCTGTGGAACGGCCCGGTCGGCGTGTTCGAGTTCGATCAGTTCGGCAATGGCACCAAGGTGCTGGCCAAGGCCATCGCTGAAAGCGCTGCATTCTCCATCGCCGGTGGTGGCGATACCTTGGCTGCCATCGACAAATATGGCGTCAGCAAGGATATCTCCTACATTTCTACCGGTGGCGGTGCCTTCCTCGAGTTCGTCGAAGGCAAGGTGCTGCCAGCCGTGGCGATCCTGGAAGAGCGGGCAAAAGCCTGA